The sequence below is a genomic window from Synechococcus sp. PCC 7335.
TTTCAAACTTTCCATAGTTTGGCCGATGGCGTCTTACAAGAACTTAATTTGCACCAAAGCTATGCTCAATCTTGGAACGTAGACATCAAATCTGTAGAGCCCGGTAGCACCACCCGGCAGTACACAGATTTTCTACTGTCGACAGCTTGGGCTCAATCTATCGGGATTACGGCTGTAGCGATGTCCCCTTGTATGCGGCTATATGCACACATAGGCCAGCAACTAGCCGATCAGCAGATAGCAAAAAGCGGTGATCCTACCCACGATTACCAGGATTGGATCACCACCTATAGTAGTGACGATTTTGAACCCTTAGCCAAACAGCTGGAGTCTCTTGTCGATCAGTATTCTCCAGATTCTTCACTCACTCGCTCTACCTATCGGTACGCAATGGTCTGTGAGCGAGACTTTTTTCAAGCTGCCTGGCAGCAGTAAAGCCTATTTCTCAACGTACATCTCAGGCTCAATGGCAAAGTTGTTCAAGCGACCAGAATCGTCGACAACATAGCCATCAGTAGTCTTGAGATCAGAATCAGCTTCGCTAGCTTCCGCATTAGCGATATCTTGCTTGTTGCCTTCTACATCGCCTCCGGGCATTGACTTAGTTCCCTCTGGCTGGACGGCATCACCTACTGGCTGCGACACTTGTACAGCCCACTGATCACCTGCTGCGCCCTTACCAGGTTCAGCGCTTGTCTTGATATTTTCGTTTTCATTAGCCGCCATTTACTAGGCTCCATTTGCTTATCTGTGACATGTTCAAATGTAAAGCTAAAAAATCTATTCACAGGTCTGTCGACAGGTGAATATTTGCCCAGCCTTCACCCTCTCGATAGAGCGAAATCCACGAAGCAAAATCCATAGAGCAAAATCCATGAAGCATGATCTATAGAGCGAAGTCAGATAATAGCAAGGTAAAGCGGTATCCTTACTTTGCTAGTCAGTTTAGCCGTTCTTACTAGAGGCTTTTTGAACTAATCACTGTCCCGTTCAACCTGACAAACGCAATAGCAGGGAGAAATAAACATGGCATGGTTTGTCAAGATAGAAAGGGGAATCGTCAACAAACCTAGATTTGATCAGTTTGTGGGGGCTCACGTAGCCTATGTCAAAGGCCTGATCTCGGATGGGCACCAGGCCAAGAGTGGCTATTGGGCAGAGCGCGGTGGTGGCATGCTTATTTTTACGGCTGAATCAATGATGCAGGCAAAGGCAATTGTTGAGGCCGACCCGCTTATTGCCAACAACTGTGTAGAATACGAACTTCACGAGTGGTGCCTTGTTGCCCAGCCCAATCCAAACTAACAAAGCCCACCAAACTAACAAAGCCAACCTGAGAGCGCCAAACTGATAAAGACCTATGGCCAAACCTGATAACAAAACGAGTAAAGGTGGCGGCGTCAAAGTCATTGCTGATAACCGTCAGGCTCGTTACCAATACGAAATTTTAGATACTTACGAAGCGGGTATTGTGCTGACTGGTACAGAGGTCAAGTCTATCCGTGAAGGGAAAGTGAATTTGCGCGACGGATTTGCTAACGTCAAGCGCGGAGAAGTATGGCTACACAACGTACATATCTCTCCTCACAGTATGACGAACCTAGCCTACAATCACGAGCCGCGCCGCGTTCGTAAGCTGCTATTACATAGACAAGAAATTCGTAAGCTGATTGGTCAGGTAGAACAGAAAGGTCTGACGTTAGTTCCTCTCAAAATGTATTTAAAAGGCGGCAAAGTCAAAGTGAGTTTTGCACTTGGCAGAGGTAAAAAGCTGCACGATAAACGCGACAGCCTGAAGAAGAAGCAAGACAAGCGCGACATGGCTAGAGCGATGAAGTCAGCGAACCAATAGATGCTGTAGGGCCAGGTACTGTAGGACTAGATGCTGTAGGACTTTGCAAAAAAGACTTCAAATTTCCTGAGTTGCCCGGTCAATTGTGGCGACGACCTGCTCATATATCTCTTCAGCCGCTTGGGGAGTATTGCCAATACAGGTTAAGCCCAATTTTCCGTGCTCACTCAAGCAGCCCATCAGATGAAACACAACGCCTTCACCGTCGATAGAGCTAAAGTGTAGTTGCTCGCCCATGATGATGTCCATCAGATCATTCGGCAAAAGCCCTTTATAAGCATCCTTTTGCAGATTGTCTGAAGCCCGGTAGTATTTAGCCTGACCGTTCTTGGTGTAGAACTTACCATCCGATGCGTCGTAAGTACCATTGGTCAGCAGCTTTAGCGCCATAAAGGGATGAGTCGTTCCCCCTTTTCTTAGGTTTATTTCGATGGCTTGAATGTTCCAAGGTTGCGCTTTGCTGTCCGGCTGATGAACGGCGATAAAGTCCACGCTGTAGCGTTCGAGTGCTCCTTTGGCAGCCAAATTTTCACCTACTTTTCGGCCCATTTCTTGAAGCGCTATCCGGTAAGCATCATCTGCAGGGAAAGTGCAGCCTAGGAAGATTTGGCCGTCAGGTCCGCCGAGGACTTGATCGTGGGTAGAGAGAATTTCGACTTCGCCTTTTGGAGTAACCCGCCCCTGCACACTAGGAGAATATTTTTCTTCGCCTTCTACAAAGGCTTCGGCGATCGCCCCTAACTCCGCTATCTTACGAGCAAAAGACATCCAGTTCTCACTATCACACTGAAAGCCTAGATTTGGCCAAGCCGCCTCGATTGCCGCCGCTCGCTCCTCATGAGTTGCCTGTCCAGGAGCCACGGCGGCCAGCTCAGTCAAGCTAAACAGCGCATTTCCCTCCCCTGAAAATCCCTCGTTTAGCTTGATCACGATCCGTTTTAGCTCAGGGTGGCGCTCCCACAGCTTGGCAGCGTCCTTTGCCAACGTAGTCACACTATGGGTTAGCTCACTCCCGTCCGGCAACGGAATGCCGCACTCCGCAAAAATTTGACGACTGCCACCTTTCGTTCCCCAATAGAGTAAATCTGGATCGACTGCTAGCAAAGGCAGATCTAACCTCAAAGACAGTTCTCGCTCATATTCGGTGGAGTTGTAGCAGGTCATGTAGGCTTGATCGCCGCGTAGCTTATCCTTAATGCGGCGGATCAGACGAGGGCGATCAAGAATTTTTTGGGTAAGTGGTCGCAATGAAGAGTCGTAGGTTGAAAATAGATCTAGGCGATCGCGCGCGTGAGAACTCGGGATACCCGGTAATAGTTCTAAGTAGTAATCAACAATGCTGGGATGTAGTGGCTGAGAGGTCACGTAGATCAGCCGAGTCTCAGGATTACGCAGCCGGATCAAAGCAAATAGCAAACGCTCTTCATAATGATGAACGCCTTTGACTTTTTTTAGCTCAGCTTGATCAAGGCTAAGAGAAGGCACCACCAAAATCTGCCGAGGTTGTCGATCGAACGCATCGATCGACTGCCAGCGATTCGCTAGCTGAGACTGTAAATAGTGGAAGCGGTCTCGGTCGATAGGCTTTCCATCTGAAGACTTTCCATCTGAAGGCTTTCCATCTGACATTCGATTTTCCTTAGATAGTCCCACCACAGCTTCAACACTACTCATCGCTGACTTCCTAGCCCACCCGACACTCACCTACAAAGCTTAATATGCTCCTGTCAGCCCTTGGGCTCCTAGAAAACAAATAGACAAAAAAAATCGACGCGCTCAACCATTGACCACATCGATTCTGTTTACTTAGGAGATTTGATAACTGTGTAGCGTTAATGCCTTAGAGATAGCGTTAATGCCTTAGAGATTAAATAACTGTGTAGCGTTAAATTCAAAAGATTAACTAGGAATCGCCCTGCAGATCCTGCTGCGGCTGAAGATAAGCAATCATCTGTTCTACACCCCGCTGAATGCGCCGTGTTACTGTCATCGGACTCACGCCGATCCGCTCGGCAACTTCCTTACGAGAAAGCCCTTTGAAGAAGACAAACTCAATAGCAGAGCGAGTTTTCTCTTCTAGCTGACTCATCGCTCTTTGAATCTGCTGCCGGTCCTCTTCTAGAATTTGTGTTAACTGGTAGTGAACATCAGGCAAAGTATCACCGAGTGTGATGCTCGAATCAATCTGATGACAGACCGTTGCATCTAGACTTAAAGGCATCCGGTTTTTGTTCGCCAGCTTGACTTGACGCCATTCTTGAACAGAAACCGTCAGCGCTTCAGCCATCTCAATATCCGAAGGTTGACGACCGTAGCGGCGAATCAGCTCTGACTGACGTTTTTGACCTTCTTTTTGCAAGTCCTGCCAACGGCGGGGAATCTTGACTGTAGTGCCGCGATCGCGCAGGAAATGGAGCATCTCACCGCGAATATAGGGAACAGCAAACGAGCTGAAAGCACAGCCCTGACCTGGATCAAACCGTTCAATAGAACGGATCAGACCGATATAGCCAATTTGCTCAAGATCTTCATAGGGCTCAGCGCACTGGTGACTGACCCGATGCGCAATCTTACGAACTAGACCCGCATTGAGCCTAACTAACTGATTACGAAGCTTAACCGAACGATCTACCTTGTATTGCATGAGTAGTTCCATGCCACGAGATCGAAGTTGTGCAGATTTGGAAGAAGCCATATTTAATGCAGTCGAGACTGCGTTGAAGCGTGCTGCGTGAATTAGATTCATTCTCTAGAAGCCCTTCATTTCAAACCATCGTTGAAACACGGTAGTCGAGTAGATCCTTAACAGCGGCCATAAGCGAATACACGCATTTTCCTGAGAACTGGGATTTTCGGTTAACGGCGTAGTCTTGAGTTAGCAGTCGTTCCAGGCGCTTAAAAATTAATCTGCGAATAATTCGCTGATGTTTCGATTTATGTACGAGCGTTGCTAGGTTTCTCCATCACCTTTGTGAACGCTGCTTCGAGTCCCACAGTAATACGGAGATAGTTTGTTTTTTAGATCGTCACTAGTAGCGACAACTACGGTGTTATTGCTCGATAAAACAGTCGATACGACTAGGAAGAAATCCGTAATCGCCAGATTTTGAGTAATTCAGTACACTCTGTATATAGAAAATCTAGATCCCAAAGACCTAGATTGAAACCTTACAAAAGACCTCTATGAGCAATACCAGTAACTTTCGTCAGGCTATTCGTGAGGCCCAAAGTCAATCGATAGTGGGTCCTAACGTCATTGCGAACGCTTTGCCCTACGTTGGTGGCGGCCTAATCTTGACGGCAGCCGGAACCTTTGGCGGCCTCAACGTCCTTCGAACAAACCCCGGTTTGTTCATGCCTACTTTCTTTGTGGCAATCGTGGCAGAGCTTATTCTGTTTTTTGTTGCCCGCAGCGTAGCGATGAAAGGGAACAACGGCGTTGCCCTACCGCTACTGGCCACTTACAGTCTGCTCTCCGGATATACGCTTAGCGGGTTAGTCTCTCTAGCGCTGCAAAGTAGTGGAGTGGGTATCCAAGGTGTCGGCTTTGCAGCCCTAGCTTGTGGGCTCACCTTCATTGCGGCTCGGCCGATCGGATCTAACCTGTCTGAAGAAGACGGGATGGCACTGACTAAAACCGTCCAGCTTGGCATCATGGCTTTGCTAGTTGTGATTGTTGGTCAGTTTGTCTTTAGCTTTTTTGGTGTCTATGCACCTAATTTTCTAGAGATTGCTATTTCAGCGATTGGCGTCTTGCTATTTGTAGGCGCAGCGGTGGTCGACTTTTTCGTGCTGCCCCGTACCTACAGCGATGACCAAGCGATCCCTGCAGCCCTATCGATGTACCTGACATACATCAACCTGTTTGTCTTTATTCTCAGACTGTTGATCGCAATCAACGGCAGAGATTAAACTATCGAAGCTGTCCTCTCATTCTTGTCTTTCATCCGCCTTAATGGACAAAGCATTCTTTAAAAAATGCTCAGAGCTGCGTTTTTAGGCGAGGTTGGTAGGCAAGGATGAGGATTCGAGTCAATGGCTTTTCTATATGTTTGATACTCTCACTCTCAAGCGGGAGCTAGAAACGCTCTCTGAGCGCCTGGGCAAAGCTCAGGAATATCTTTGACATTCCCGCTTTGAATGCAAAAATTAAAGACTTAGAACAACTGTCTGCACAGCCAGATTTCTGGGACGAGCAAGAAAGTGCCCAAAAGTCTCTTCAAGAATTAAATGACTATAAAGCCAACCTTGATCAAGTAGAAGGTTGGTCTACTAGCCTAGAGGATTCCGAAGCAATCCTAGAACTGCTAGATCTAGAGCAAGATGAGTCACTCCTTTTAGAAGCTGAGTCAACTGTGAATAGGCTGAGTAAGGAGCTAGATCAGTGGGAGCTACAGCAGCTACTCTCTGGGCCATACGACAAGGCAGGTGCTGTCCTAACCATCAATGCGGGTGCGGGCGGGACCGATGCTCAAGATTGGTCCGAAATGCTGCTGCGCATGTATACCCGTTGGAGCGAACAAAATGGCTATCAGTTTAAGCTAATCGAAAAGTCGGAAGGGGATGAGGCTGGGCTGAAATCGGTCACTATGGAAGTTTATGGTCGCTACGCCTACGGCTATCTCAAAGGCGAGAAGGGAACCCATCGACTGGTGAGAATTTCGCCTTTTAATGCAAATGGGAAACGGCAAACGAGTTTTGCGGGCGTAGAGGTGATGCCGATTCTAGATCAAAAGGTGGAGTTGGACATTCCAGATAAGGATCTAGAAATCAAGACATCGCGATCAGGCGGCGCTGGGGGACAGAACGTTAACAAGGTGGAGACAGCAGTGCGAATTACGCATTTGCCCACAAGCATTTCGGTTCGCTGTACTCAAGAGCGATCGCAGCTCCAAAACAAGGAAAAGGCAATGGCGCTGCTGACCTCAAAGCTGCTAGTCATTGCGCAAGAGCAGCGAACTCAGGCGATCGCAGATATCCGTGGCGATATGGTAGAGGCGGCCTGGGGTAATCAAATTCGCAACTACGTTTTCCACCCCTATCAAATGGTCAAAGATCTGCGTACCAGCGTTGAAACCACTGCGGTTGACGATGTCATGAATGGTGATCTTGAAGCGTTCATCCAGGCCTACCTGCACCAGGAAAACCAGCTCATATTAGAAACAACTGTCTGAGCTCGAAGGAAAACCAGCTCTTTTCGAGCGCAGTATAATTGCTGAATAAATATCACTGCCTAGTAGAAAGGCAAAAGAAAGAAAAACACGAGAAAAATCCCAGCATCCAGAATTTATCCACTACCAAAGCGCCAATATGAGTACCGAAAAGCCAGCCGTTGCAGCACCTGCAGATCAGCACTCAACCCTAGAAAATTCCCTACTAAACGAACCTGCTCCTAGCTTTATCAAGCTGGCGATGCGTAACATGGTTAAAAAAGGAGGAACATCGCTCTATCACTTCTTCCTCTCCTTTATCGGACTATTAGGACTTTTTGTGGGCTTAGCCTATCTCACTCGCTAGTGTCTTCTTGCCTAAAGATATATCAGGTGCGAGTTCGCTAGAGGTGGGCTGAATGACGAAACAAACGCTCCAGGTCGAAGCTTTTGTAGACGGCAGTGCTTTGGATAGGGTGACCGAAGAGACGGGTATTGCAAACGAGCAATACATCATGTGGTTTAAGACCTGGCTGGCTGATCTTGACCCGAAGATTTCGCCGATTGGGGCTTATGAAGTCAGTTTACGACTGACCTCTGATGCAGAAATTCAACAGCTTAATAGCGATTTTCGACAGCAGGAAAAACCAACCGACGTGCTTTCTTTTGCTGCGCTAGAAACAGAGATCCCGCAGTTACAGAACGTCTATCAGCAACAGCCAGTCTATCTGGGCGATATTATTGTCTCAATAGAAACCGCCTCCCGTCAGGCAGTTGAGAATCGACACTCTCTAGAAAGGGAACTTGCTTGGCTTTGCGCTCATGGACTACTCCACCTGTTAGGCTGGGACCATCCAAACGAGGATAGACTCACGCAGATGCTTGATCGCCAAGCCCTTTTGCTGAATCTAATCTTCTAAGCTAGATTTTGCTAAATATCATTGGCTAAACATCAAAAGATTGTAGGTTTCTAGGCTGGTTTTGGTAGATTGTCTTGAAGTCGCTCAAAAGCTTTGTTGAAAGTGAGAAAGCCGTCAAAAAACTATCTATTAAAATCTAATAAAAAACCGTATATGTAATGCTTCCTATGTAAAGTGGCTGACAAATTGGCTGACAGCGAAGATGATTAAGTTATGTTGATCTAAAACCTGGGCAACGTTAAATCGTCAGATTACTATTGTTTTCCCTCATCTATCTCAATCTACATAGACGCTAGCCGACCCCATATATTTATGTTCTCTAGTGATAGCCAGCGCTTCCAAAACGGTGCCACTCCTCCTACGGAGTATCGCAGCAACCATTTGGAGAGCGCTACTCCCTCTCACCCCAGCCTGACGACTCATGTGGAATCCACTTCAGCAGATGTCCAACCGCTTCGATCACAACAGGCTGATACAGACCAGATCAACACCAAAAGTATAGAAACCGATAAGGGAGACCTTGACAAAATAGAAATAGCTAAGCGGGCCCAGTCTTGGCAAGTCGCTCCTGACCTTTTTACTAGCTTCCGATACGCTTGGGCAGGCATTACTTACGCCTTCCAAACCCAGCGGAATTTCAGAGTTCATAGTGGTATCGGTGTCCTAGCCATCATTCTCTGTTGGACACTTAAAGTTAGCAATCTAGAAGTGGCTGTTGTCTGCCTAACGATTGGCGCGGTCTTAGTCATGGAAATTCTTAACACTGCCTTAGAATCTTTAGTCGATCTGACGGTGGGGCAGGCCTATCATGACCTTGCTAAAATCGCTAAGGATTGCGCTGCTGGGGCTGTCTTGATGTCGGCAATCGTTGCCTTGGCGATCGCTGTTCTTATTTTTGCACCACCGCTTTGGGCTCTTCTAGCTCCTTCTGCTCTCTCGATTTAGCTATCTTTAGTCCGGCTCTATTCGACTACGCTTTGATTATGCTTTGTCTGACTGCATCGATGATCCAATATATAGACAGGCGAATAGATAGACAGCCGCACTAACCTTATGATCCTTGTTATAGATAACTACGATAGCTTCACTTATAATCTGGTTCAATATCTTGGTGAGCTTGGACAAAATCTAGGCATTGCTCGTGAGATAGAAGTTTTCCGCAACGACCAAATCACGATAGAAGAAATCTCCGCTAAGCAGCCAGACGGTATCGTCATCTCACCAGGTCCAGGAACACCAGACGATGCCGGCATTTCCTTACAGATTATTGAGCAGCTAGGGCCCACTCTACCTATTCTAGGCGTTTGCTTAGGACATCAAAGTATTGGTCAGGTTTACGGCGGTAAGGTCGTTAGCGCACCAGAGCTGATGCACGGCAAGACCTCCCCTGTTCGCCACAACAGTACGGGTGTCTTTGCAGGGTTGGCCGACCCACTTACGGCTACTCGCTACCATAGCCTTGTTATTGATCCAGCCACCTGCCCAGCAGTCCTAGAAGTCACTGCTTGGGTAGAAGATGGGACCATTATGGGAATCCGCCACCGCGACTATCCGCATATTCAAGGCGTACAGTTCCATCCAGAAAGCGTCTTGACAGAATCGGGCAAAGATCTACTGAAAAATTTCTTGAAAGACCTCACCTAGCACTCGAGGCCTATCCGCCCTGACAAACTGTCCTAATTCCTTAGTGCATCTAGGCACCCCATACGGCAGGATAAAAGAATAGTGATCGAAGAACAGCGATCAAAGAACAGTGTGGAAGATTGATAGAAATGATGAATCGACGAAATCTCTTAAAGTACGCAGGCGCAGGGTTTCTAGGTACTGTTGGGTTAGGTCTTACTTCGAAGTATCAATCTTCTTATGCACAAACTGGCCCGCTAACGATTACAGCGCTTGGACACACTGCCTTTTTGTTTACTGGCAGTGGTAAGCGGATACTAGTCAATCCATTCAAAGCCATTGGTTGTACAGCGGGATATGCTGAGCCCAAAGTAGCCGCTGATGTCGTGCTTACTAGCAGTCGAATGTTTGACGAAGGTTTTGTGAACAGTACCTACGACAACACACAGCTACTCGAAGAACCCGGAGACTACACGGTTGGTGTCCTAGAAGTGCAGGGTGTGAGTATGCCCCACGATCGAATCGGCGGCAGGCGATTTGGCACTAATGTCGCTTGGGCGTGGAATCAGTCGGGTATTAATGTCGTACATCTAGGGGGTGCGGCTGCGCCGATAGCGATCGAAGATAGGATTCTGCTGGGTCGCCCGGACATATTGCTATTGCCTGTCGGCGGTGGGCCAAAAGCTTATGGACCAGAAGAAGCGGTTGAGGCAGTGCGATCGCTTAATCCCAAGATCGTTATTCCGACCCACTACCGCACTCAGGCAGCCGATGCGGACGCTTGCGATATCGTTGGTGTAGAAGACTTTATCGATCTAATGCCAGACGTACCGGTTACTAGAGGAGACAACACGTTTTCAATCAGTCCCAGCGCGCTACCTAGTAGCGGTATGCGAATCGAAGTTTTGAGCTATGCTTTTTAAAGTTTGCTTAACACTTTAGAACTTTAGAAGAACGCTTTAGCAAGAAAGCGTCACGAACTCATGCAGAGCGAGTATCATCAGCGTCGGCAGGCTGTGCTTGAAGCAATTGGTCAGGGCACGGCTATATTCTGTAGTGCCCCTACCGCTGTCATGCACAACGATGTGGACTATTTATTTCGACAAGACAGCGACTTCTTCTATCTCACAGGCTTCAACGAGCCCGATGCGGTAGCTGTACTTGCCCCCTCGCATGAGAAACACAACTTCATCCTTTTTGTAAGACCCAAGGATAAAGAGGCAGAAACTTGGAGTGGCTACCGCACTGGCGTAGACGCTGCTAAGGAAAGATACGGCGCCGATGAGGCTTACCCGATTACAGAGCTAGGGAAAAAGCTCATAGAGTATGTCCAGTCAGCGCCTAGACTTTACTACCACTTTGGCAACGACCAAGTCTTCAATCAACGCATCATTAGCCTGTGGCAGCAGCTGCTCAGGAAGATGACAAAACAAGGTAAAGGTCCCGCCGCTATCGAAGACTCGAAGCTGTTGATGCAGCAGTTTCGTCGGATCAAAACACCCGCTGAGGTAGAGAAGATTCGGCGGGCGATCGCCATTAGCGCCGAGGCCCATCAGGTAGCCAAAGACATGGTGCGTCCTGGCGTATACGAATATGAAGTCCAAGCAGCTATCGAAAACGTCTTTCGTAGCAAAGGCGCACTGGGTCCGGCCTATCCATCAATTGTGGCTGGGGGAGAAAACGCCTGTATCTTGCACTACGTCGAAAATAACAGGGTGCTGAGAAACGGCGATCTCATTTTGATCGACGCTGGCTGCGCTTACGACTACTACAACGCTGATATCACCCGGACTTTTCCGGTAGGCGATCGCCTCTCTAGAGAGCAAAAAATTCTCTATGAACTTGTTCTAGAAGCTCAGCTTGCGGCCATTGAGAAAGTCCAGCCTGGTCTTCCTTTTAATGCCTTTCACGATGCTGCTACCAAGGTGATTACAGCCGGACTAGTTGAGTTGGGTCTATTAGAAGGTGATGTAGACGAGCTGATCGAAGCTAAAAAGCATAAAGCCTTTTTTATGCATGGTACTGGCCACTTCCTAGGCTTAGATGTCCACGATACAGGCATTCTGCGTAATTCTGATAAAACCTGGAAGCCGTTTGAACCTGGCAACATCGTCACCGTAGAACCTGGTATCTATATTCCACCTGATTATGAACCTGACAACACACCAGATGAAGCAGGAGAGGAAAAATACCCTCAACCGCACATCGAGGACCGCTGGAAAGGTATCGGCATTCGGATAGAAGACGATGTTTTAGTCACAGAGACGGGGCACGAAGTTTTGACAGCGGCTGTTCCCAAAACGCTAGATGATAAATTGCTTGCTAAACAGGCTGCTTAGCCATATCTTTAATTCGAGATCATGCCGTTGTAAAATCACGGCTTCGTAATTGGTCTGCTAAGCTGCAGTGTAAACAGGCAGGTGATTACTCTTTCGTAAGCATCTCCTGGTACGGGTTCCTTGAAGTCACTGATTAGAACAGGTTCGCTTGTTGTATGAACTGAGAAACTGGGCAGGCTAACGCCTGAAACACCGAAAGACCACTGAACTTTATCTAGAGGGTGAGTAAAACCTTCAGAGACCAGTTGGTCTTCAAGTTGACAGAGTTTTGGATTTACAAATTGCTGACGACCCTTCACAGTATCTTTCACAGTATCTATAGCCTTAGCCACGGCTCTCGCGGTCTGTCCCATAGGCATAGAGCTAGCCAGACATCGGCGATTGTTAGCAGGTATGGCAGCGCCGCTAGTGAATTTGTTCGGTATCGAGGATCTAGATTGTGAGAGCAAATTCTCTACTATCTGCGCTGTCTCTGATAGGAGCACTGGTGCTTGCTTTCCCCTCAGAAGCCGCTAGACTCCAGTCCTGGCGATTCGATCCACAAAAGAACCAGCTGACGTTTACGACGGATGACAGCATTCAGCCCACTGCTCAGCTCCTATCTAGTCCAACTAGGCTAGTTATTGACCTGCCAGGAACCACGCTTGATGAAACGCAAAACCTAGTGGTGGAAGATCCTGCGATTAAAGAAGTGCGAGCCGTTGAGTTAGACGCCGAGACCGCTCGGCTGATTGTGGAATATGAACCAGGCTATATTCTTGATCCTGACCAAGTACGGATACGCGGTGAAAGCTCACGCGAGTGGACACTGCAGCTTCCAGAGGCCACCAGCCTTGCGGCAAGTGATGTAGAAAGCAATATAGAAAGCGATATAGAAACCAAAGCACCGACGCAAGTAACTGGCAACACGGTCAATAATCGTCCCGTTCAGGGCGCTCAGACCCGTATCCAAGGGATTGTTGCCACCGTAGACGGCTTTTTCATTCGCACTGCCGGAGAAGTGGCTGAGTTGAGGGTCGATAGATTCTCAGATGATGGGCAAAACTACATCACGCTAGAGTTAGACCAGGCAGCCATATCAATTGGCCTGACGGCCGGGCGTCTACCGGTTGAGCGCTACAGCATCGACAGTTGGCAAGTCGACCAGATATCAGCACAGCCTGCTAAGGCTCGAATCACCTTGGCACTCGCAGAGGGCAGCCCCGATTGGGAAATCA
It includes:
- a CDS encoding aminodeoxychorismate/anthranilate synthase component II, translated to MILVIDNYDSFTYNLVQYLGELGQNLGIAREIEVFRNDQITIEEISAKQPDGIVISPGPGTPDDAGISLQIIEQLGPTLPILGVCLGHQSIGQVYGGKVVSAPELMHGKTSPVRHNSTGVFAGLADPLTATRYHSLVIDPATCPAVLEVTAWVEDGTIMGIRHRDYPHIQGVQFHPESVLTESGKDLLKNFLKDLT
- a CDS encoding MBL fold metallo-hydrolase, giving the protein MMNRRNLLKYAGAGFLGTVGLGLTSKYQSSYAQTGPLTITALGHTAFLFTGSGKRILVNPFKAIGCTAGYAEPKVAADVVLTSSRMFDEGFVNSTYDNTQLLEEPGDYTVGVLEVQGVSMPHDRIGGRRFGTNVAWAWNQSGINVVHLGGAAAPIAIEDRILLGRPDILLLPVGGGPKAYGPEEAVEAVRSLNPKIVIPTHYRTQAADADACDIVGVEDFIDLMPDVPVTRGDNTFSISPSALPSSGMRIEVLSYAF
- a CDS encoding N-acetylmuramoyl-L-alanine amidase, with the protein product MRANSLLSALSLIGALVLAFPSEAARLQSWRFDPQKNQLTFTTDDSIQPTAQLLSSPTRLVIDLPGTTLDETQNLVVEDPAIKEVRAVELDAETARLIVEYEPGYILDPDQVRIRGESSREWTLQLPEATSLAASDVESNIESDIETKAPTQVTGNTVNNRPVQGAQTRIQGIVATVDGFFIRTAGEVAELRVDRFSDDGQNYITLELDQAAISIGLTAGRLPVERYSIDSWQVDQISAQPAKARITLALAEGSPDWEITAHEGGIMVLPKDVAITSVPDTGNRSGTTEAYASRLATANRQTDQVELGSLPTVPNGRFTVVLDPGHGGRDPGAVGIGGLQEKQVVNDITPQVAAILRTQGVNVVVTRESDYELDLAPRVQIAERANASIFVSIHANAISMSRPDVNGLETFYASAAGQRLANTVHASVLAEMGMRDRRVRSARFYVIRRTSMPAILIETGFVTGVEDAPNLADPVWRERMSVAIARGILLHLQRGL
- a CDS encoding aminopeptidase P N-terminal domain-containing protein: MQSEYHQRRQAVLEAIGQGTAIFCSAPTAVMHNDVDYLFRQDSDFFYLTGFNEPDAVAVLAPSHEKHNFILFVRPKDKEAETWSGYRTGVDAAKERYGADEAYPITELGKKLIEYVQSAPRLYYHFGNDQVFNQRIISLWQQLLRKMTKQGKGPAAIEDSKLLMQQFRRIKTPAEVEKIRRAIAISAEAHQVAKDMVRPGVYEYEVQAAIENVFRSKGALGPAYPSIVAGGENACILHYVENNRVLRNGDLILIDAGCAYDYYNADITRTFPVGDRLSREQKILYELVLEAQLAAIEKVQPGLPFNAFHDAATKVITAGLVELGLLEGDVDELIEAKKHKAFFMHGTGHFLGLDVHDTGILRNSDKTWKPFEPGNIVTVEPGIYIPPDYEPDNTPDEAGEEKYPQPHIEDRWKGIGIRIEDDVLVTETGHEVLTAAVPKTLDDKLLAKQAA